One part of the Flavobacterium johnsoniae UW101 genome encodes these proteins:
- a CDS encoding S41 family peptidase → MKFNPKYLPIVIGATFALGTVIGSLTNGPADDQLLAKNYSKTKLNKLIDFINTEYVDSVNTDSIVNLTVDNILSKLDPHSVYIPPSEQAEVAESMKGDFVGIGINFYMYKDSVAIIKPVENGPSAKAGLKSGDRILYAGKTKLYGRRLPSDSLFSKLKGIKGSEIELTVFRKSEQKKLKFKIKRDVIPIKSVDASILIGNNTGYIKINRFAETTFNEFKTGLARLKQKGIQSLVIDLRDNGGGYMEEAIAIADEFLKDKQLIVFTKNKNGTTEKTYATKAGSFETGKVYVLINENSASASEILAGAIQDNDRGTIVGRRSFGKGLVQREMDFNDGSAVRLTVARYYTPTGRSIQKPYKKGNDEYFKESESRIATGELYAKDSIKVADSLKFKTPKGKIVYGGGGIVPDVFVPMEAEHGNENVAYLLQTGIVGHFVFEELDKDRDAFAGLKFNEFLEKIKSSDVYFKKFKNYIYMTGLDLKLDKTKALVNRYITAEFARQLYGEIYYYDVVLKDDAMIKAILNPKK, encoded by the coding sequence ATGAAATTTAATCCCAAATATCTGCCAATTGTTATTGGAGCAACATTTGCTCTGGGAACTGTGATAGGAAGTTTAACAAACGGTCCTGCAGATGATCAGCTTTTGGCTAAAAATTACTCCAAAACAAAGCTGAATAAACTAATTGATTTTATCAATACTGAGTATGTTGACAGTGTCAATACCGATTCGATTGTAAATCTTACCGTCGATAATATTCTCTCAAAATTAGATCCGCATTCTGTTTACATTCCGCCAAGCGAACAAGCTGAGGTTGCCGAAAGCATGAAAGGTGATTTCGTTGGAATCGGAATTAACTTCTATATGTACAAAGATTCTGTTGCGATTATAAAACCAGTCGAAAACGGACCTTCTGCAAAAGCAGGATTAAAATCCGGAGACCGAATTTTATATGCAGGAAAAACCAAATTGTATGGAAGAAGACTACCTTCGGATAGTTTGTTCTCAAAATTAAAAGGAATTAAAGGTTCTGAAATAGAATTGACTGTTTTTAGAAAATCAGAACAAAAGAAATTGAAGTTTAAAATTAAAAGAGATGTTATTCCAATAAAAAGCGTTGATGCTTCTATATTAATTGGAAATAATACAGGTTATATCAAAATCAATCGTTTTGCCGAAACTACTTTTAATGAATTCAAAACAGGTTTAGCACGATTAAAACAAAAAGGAATTCAGTCGCTCGTGATTGACCTTCGCGATAATGGCGGCGGTTATATGGAAGAAGCGATTGCCATTGCAGATGAATTCTTAAAAGACAAACAACTGATTGTTTTTACCAAAAATAAAAACGGAACAACCGAAAAAACATACGCGACAAAAGCCGGAAGTTTTGAAACCGGAAAAGTATATGTTTTAATCAATGAAAATAGTGCTTCTGCCAGTGAAATTCTTGCCGGAGCTATTCAGGATAATGACCGCGGTACAATTGTAGGCCGTCGTTCTTTCGGGAAAGGTTTGGTACAGCGCGAAATGGATTTCAACGATGGATCAGCAGTTCGTTTAACGGTTGCGAGATATTATACGCCAACAGGAAGATCAATCCAGAAACCGTATAAAAAAGGAAACGATGAATATTTTAAAGAATCTGAATCGAGAATCGCAACAGGCGAATTATACGCAAAAGACAGTATTAAAGTAGCAGATTCTTTAAAATTTAAAACTCCAAAAGGAAAAATCGTTTACGGTGGCGGCGGAATCGTTCCGGATGTTTTTGTTCCGATGGAAGCTGAACATGGAAACGAAAATGTGGCCTATCTGCTTCAAACCGGTATCGTAGGACACTTTGTTTTTGAAGAATTGGATAAAGACCGCGATGCTTTTGCCGGACTTAAGTTTAATGAGTTCTTAGAAAAGATAAAATCATCTGATGTCTATTTTAAAAAGTTTAAAAACTATATTTATATGACTGGTTTAGATCTAAAACTGGATAAAACCAAAGCATTAGTAAATAGGTACATAACAGCAGAATTTGCTCGTCAATTATATGGAGAAATATATTATTATGATGTTGTTTTAAAAGATGACGCCATGATAAAAGCGATCCTAAATCCAAAGAAATAA
- a CDS encoding deoxycytidylate deaminase produces the protein MEVKKLNKYDKAYLRIAKEWSLLSYCKRKQVGAIIVKDRMIISDGYNGTPSGFENCCEDEDGLTRWDVLHAEANAILKVARSTQSCEGATLYITLSPCKECSKLIHQSGIKRVVYKDGYRDDSGIQFLIKAGVEVEHIPVLEE, from the coding sequence ATGGAAGTAAAAAAATTAAATAAATACGATAAAGCTTATCTGCGAATTGCTAAAGAATGGAGCCTTTTATCGTATTGTAAGCGTAAGCAGGTTGGCGCGATTATCGTAAAAGACAGAATGATTATTTCTGACGGATACAACGGAACGCCTTCCGGATTTGAAAATTGCTGCGAAGACGAAGACGGCTTAACGCGCTGGGATGTTTTGCACGCCGAGGCAAATGCAATTCTAAAAGTTGCCAGATCGACACAATCGTGTGAAGGAGCAACCCTCTATATCACGCTTTCGCCTTGCAAAGAATGCAGTAAACTAATACATCAGTCAGGAATAAAAAGAGTGGTGTATAAAGACGGATATCGTGATGATTCCGGAATTCAATTTTTAATAAAAGCGGGTGTCGAAGTCGAACATATTCCTGTTTTAGAAGAATAA
- a CDS encoding HupE/UreJ family protein — protein sequence MSQFWIYFQIGLKHVLDINAYDHVLFLIALTVPYLFKDWKRIFLLVSLFTIGHTLALILSVYGIIAIKVNIVEFLIPITILVTALYHLFTAGKTSKNDGINLVFFITLFFGIIHGLGFSNYFKTILGGSATSKLLPLGEFALGIEAAQLVVVFVVLVISYIVQTVFRFSKRDWALVMSAFIIGVVIPMIIESPIWNR from the coding sequence ATGTCACAATTTTGGATTTATTTTCAAATAGGATTAAAGCATGTTTTAGATATCAATGCCTACGATCATGTTCTTTTTTTAATTGCCTTAACTGTTCCGTATTTATTTAAAGACTGGAAAAGAATTTTTCTGCTTGTTTCTTTATTTACAATTGGTCATACGCTGGCTTTAATTCTTTCTGTTTACGGGATAATTGCGATAAAAGTAAATATTGTAGAGTTTTTAATTCCAATTACTATTTTGGTAACCGCTCTTTATCATTTATTTACAGCAGGAAAGACTTCAAAAAATGATGGTATAAATCTGGTATTTTTCATAACTTTATTCTTTGGTATTATACATGGTTTAGGTTTCTCTAATTATTTCAAAACCATATTAGGAGGCAGTGCGACTTCAAAATTATTACCTTTGGGAGAGTTTGCCTTAGGGATCGAAGCAGCTCAGTTAGTAGTTGTTTTTGTTGTCTTGGTAATATCATATATAGTGCAGACGGTTTTTCGTTTTTCAAAACGCGACTGGGCACTTGTAATGTCGGCTTTTATTATTGGAGTTGTGATTCCAATGATTATAGAAAGTCCGATTTGGAACAGATAA
- a CDS encoding tellurite resistance TerB family protein: MPFSELFDNEFKQRNRGHFSAIVRVAFADGKISPEEQEFLDKIASTLQISEDEYKEILKDPWKHPINPPYLYTQRLERLYDLARMVHVDHHLGDQQEVMLNRMGLALGFTPGNVNYIVSKALSLIDKKVDLDTFLFEMENMNK, encoded by the coding sequence ATGCCATTTTCAGAATTATTTGATAACGAATTCAAACAAAGAAACAGAGGTCATTTCTCTGCAATTGTGCGCGTAGCATTTGCTGACGGTAAAATAAGCCCGGAAGAACAGGAATTTTTAGACAAAATTGCTTCGACATTACAAATTTCAGAAGACGAATATAAAGAGATCCTTAAAGATCCGTGGAAACATCCAATAAACCCGCCTTATTTATACACACAGCGTTTAGAACGTTTATATGATTTAGCAAGAATGGTTCACGTAGACCACCACTTAGGAGATCAGCAGGAAGTTATGTTAAACCGTATGGGATTAGCTCTAGGATTTACTCCAGGAAACGTAAATTATATTGTTTCAAAAGCATTGTCTCTAATCGATAAAAAAGTAGATTTAGATACTTTCCTTTTTGAAATGGAGAATATGAATAAATAG
- the fbp gene encoding class 1 fructose-bisphosphatase: MEERNKTLGEFIIENQKAFQYSSGELSRIINSIRLAAKVVNYKVNKAGLVDIIGAAGEQNIQGEDQQKLDVYANEVFIQTLINREIVCGIASEENDDFITVQGSDNCHNNKYVILMDPLDGSSNIDVNVSVGTIFSVFRRITPIGTPVTSEDFLQPGINQVAAGYVIYGTSTMLVYTTGFGVNGFTLNPAIGTFYLSHPNMKFPENGNIYSVNEGNYVHFPQGVKNYIKYCQREEEDRPYTSRYIGSLVADFHRNMIKGGIYIYPTSSKASKGKLRLLYECNPMAFIAEQAGGKATDGFGRIMEIQPTELHQRVPFFCGSKSMVEKAEEFMAAE; the protein is encoded by the coding sequence ATGGAAGAACGCAATAAAACACTGGGAGAGTTTATTATTGAGAACCAAAAAGCATTTCAGTATTCGTCGGGAGAACTTTCCCGAATTATCAACTCTATACGTTTGGCGGCAAAGGTCGTAAACTATAAAGTTAACAAAGCAGGTTTAGTGGATATTATTGGCGCCGCAGGCGAACAGAATATTCAGGGAGAAGACCAGCAAAAATTAGATGTCTATGCAAACGAAGTATTTATCCAGACGTTAATAAACCGTGAGATTGTCTGTGGTATTGCTTCTGAAGAAAACGACGATTTTATAACAGTTCAGGGGAGCGACAACTGTCATAATAATAAGTACGTGATCTTAATGGATCCGCTTGACGGATCTTCAAACATTGATGTTAATGTTTCTGTGGGAACTATTTTTTCTGTTTTTAGAAGAATTACTCCAATAGGAACTCCGGTAACCAGCGAGGATTTTTTACAACCGGGAATCAATCAAGTTGCAGCAGGCTATGTAATTTATGGAACTTCGACCATGTTAGTATACACAACCGGTTTTGGAGTAAATGGTTTTACATTAAATCCGGCGATTGGTACATTTTACCTTTCGCATCCAAACATGAAGTTTCCTGAAAACGGGAACATCTATTCAGTAAACGAAGGAAATTATGTTCATTTTCCGCAGGGAGTAAAAAATTACATTAAGTATTGCCAGCGTGAAGAAGAAGACAGACCATACACTTCCAGATACATAGGAAGTCTGGTAGCCGATTTTCACCGAAATATGATAAAAGGCGGTATTTATATTTATCCAACAAGTTCAAAAGCATCAAAAGGTAAATTACGTTTGTTATACGAATGTAATCCAATGGCATTTATAGCAGAACAAGCCGGAGGAAAAGCAACAGACGGTTTTGGCCGTATTATGGAAATCCAGCCGACAGAACTGCACCAGAGAGTTCCTTTTTTCTGCGGAAGCAAAAGTATGGTAGAAAAAGCTGAGGAGTTTATGGCTGCTGAATAA
- a CDS encoding GNAT family N-acetyltransferase, producing MNIRKGNPEDMKSVLGLIQELAIFEKEPDAVVITEEDLVRDGFGEKPLFQVFVAEIDSDENEGGKEIVGIALYYYRYSTWKGKTIHLEDLIVKEKMRGTGLGSALYAEIMKQGKRDNVRRVEWNVLDWNTPAVKFYENSGAKILDEWRVVQMDETGINSFLEKL from the coding sequence ATGAATATTAGAAAAGGAAATCCCGAAGACATGAAATCGGTTTTGGGATTAATTCAGGAGCTGGCAATATTCGAAAAAGAACCTGATGCTGTCGTTATTACAGAGGAAGATTTAGTTCGTGACGGATTTGGAGAAAAACCTCTTTTTCAGGTTTTTGTAGCAGAGATTGATTCAGATGAAAATGAAGGCGGAAAAGAAATAGTGGGTATTGCTTTATACTACTACCGCTACTCTACCTGGAAAGGAAAAACCATACACCTTGAAGATTTAATTGTAAAAGAAAAAATGCGCGGTACAGGTTTAGGTTCTGCTCTTTATGCTGAAATTATGAAACAGGGAAAAAGAGACAATGTGCGAAGAGTAGAATGGAATGTTCTTGACTGGAATACTCCTGCAGTAAAATTCTACGAGAATTCTGGAGCAAAAATTCTTGACGAATGGAGAGTTGTTCAAATGGATGAAACAGGAATTAATTCGTTCTTAGAAAAATTATAA
- a CDS encoding aspartate kinase translates to MRVFKFGGASVKDAEGIKNVYDVLQKVGYEDVILVVSAMGKTTNALEVVIKNYFEKSEELNSSVQEIKNYHFQIVLDLFKDEKHEVFAAVNAQFAELEYFLAHNKSPNYNFVYDQVVSFGELISTNILSHFMNFMGIQTQWLDVRNFIKTNANYRDAEVDWETTEQNISKNVPRKQLNITQGFLGADENNFTTTLGREGSDYTAGIFAYCLNAESVTIWKDVPGVMNADPRYFENASLLNQISYREAIELAFYGATVIHPKTLQPLQKKEIPLYVKSFINPLLKGTCVSKGVDLEPQYPCFIVKREQLLISLSSIDFSFIMEENISEIFGLFHEFKIKVNLIQNSAISFSVCVEDKFGNFNDLNAILSKKFKVEYSENVTLYTIRHFTEQAAEMVEKNKEVLLKQVSRETMQIVTKELN, encoded by the coding sequence ATGAGAGTATTTAAATTTGGTGGCGCATCGGTAAAAGATGCTGAAGGAATTAAAAACGTATACGACGTTTTACAAAAAGTGGGTTATGAAGATGTGATTTTGGTTGTTTCGGCAATGGGGAAAACCACAAATGCTCTTGAGGTTGTAATCAAGAATTATTTTGAAAAATCAGAAGAACTGAATTCATCCGTACAGGAAATAAAAAATTATCACTTTCAAATCGTATTAGATTTATTTAAAGATGAGAAACATGAAGTTTTTGCAGCTGTAAATGCTCAATTTGCAGAATTAGAATACTTCCTGGCTCATAACAAATCTCCAAACTACAACTTCGTTTACGATCAGGTAGTAAGTTTTGGAGAATTAATTTCTACAAATATCTTAAGTCATTTCATGAATTTCATGGGAATTCAAACGCAATGGCTTGACGTTCGTAATTTCATTAAAACCAATGCAAATTACCGAGATGCCGAAGTAGACTGGGAAACTACAGAACAAAACATCAGCAAAAATGTTCCAAGAAAACAATTAAATATTACTCAAGGTTTCCTTGGTGCCGATGAAAACAACTTTACGACAACTCTTGGCCGTGAAGGTTCTGATTATACTGCCGGAATTTTTGCTTACTGCTTAAATGCCGAAAGTGTAACAATCTGGAAAGACGTTCCGGGAGTTATGAATGCTGACCCGCGTTATTTTGAAAATGCAAGTCTGTTAAACCAAATTTCATATCGTGAGGCTATCGAATTGGCGTTTTACGGAGCAACAGTTATTCACCCAAAAACATTACAGCCGTTACAGAAAAAAGAAATTCCTTTATACGTAAAATCATTTATCAACCCGTTATTAAAAGGAACTTGTGTTTCTAAAGGTGTTGATTTAGAACCGCAATATCCATGTTTTATCGTAAAAAGAGAGCAGCTTTTAATTTCGCTTTCTTCAATTGATTTCTCTTTCATTATGGAAGAAAACATCAGTGAGATTTTTGGGTTATTCCACGAATTCAAAATCAAAGTAAACCTGATTCAGAACTCTGCAATTAGTTTTTCTGTATGCGTTGAAGATAAATTTGGAAACTTTAATGATTTGAATGCGATTCTTTCGAAAAAATTCAAAGTAGAATACAGCGAAAATGTAACTCTTTACACTATTCGCCACTTTACAGAACAAGCTGCAGAAATGGTTGAAAAAAACAAAGAAGTTTTATTGAAACAAGTAAGCCGTGAAACCATGCAGATTGTAACTAAAGAACTAAACTAA
- a CDS encoding TonB-dependent receptor domain-containing protein produces MKLIIVVVISIYCLIFSSIEVKAQVVKNNRDKSYVDEDKLIEKTTFSTPAPDSIIKDQDHNQLNEVVVKSNPSLVKYGANGTINVNVTGTVLAASSSVNELLGRVPNVVVAEGQISVLGKGEAIIYLNGILINYERFAAIPVSQIARIEVISNPSSKYDAEGKAVVNIITRQNIESGMMGSASQHVTVSKFAGTSTNTLIDFNYTKGKFSFITNYGLQLGKGRELLYTTRTRPNPDVYMQSVLTTDWLREFNNYSNFGFGLQYTFSEKSYISLAYSGNIEDLGGAVESRNSITNNSGNSFYATDIAKNDVLLNQFINLNYNLITDSKGSSLFIGTQYSNYNGTVRDFIEENSVVEEADGRRYLKNDVGNTINITAVQADYSKKISENTKLELGAKFSSASIKSGTDFFIANADAVDFELDDNLSSDFTYNEKIMAAYFNYAGSLGEKVDFSAGARAERTNYDLYTNANGVQEFGKNYANFFPNLLLNFNFSEDWKAHFSYVSRITRPRYQALNPFVVYQDPFTTIEGNPNLLPEKVHAFEIGTMYKKFDFKIGYTYKIDPISGAALQGDTPNSYILRSLNLQKGHTFFSSLSRSFNIKWWNSTNTISMNLTKSVDDFYSFEMSSVKPQIYLYSNNTFTIPKLFKIQLLAWYLGDRSYGLGSDNSRSTVTLGIEKNFFKDALKLNFTANDIFHDFMVSGNYEVGQTQIYYHRTYTTNYFKLIAAYSFGNSKKTTYKKSEIEQTENNRAR; encoded by the coding sequence ATGAAATTAATTATTGTTGTTGTTATTTCTATTTATTGCCTCATTTTTTCATCAATCGAAGTAAAAGCACAAGTTGTAAAAAATAATCGGGATAAATCTTATGTTGATGAGGATAAACTAATAGAAAAAACAACATTCTCAACACCTGCTCCGGATTCTATAATCAAGGATCAAGATCATAATCAGCTAAATGAAGTTGTGGTAAAAAGCAATCCTTCATTAGTAAAGTATGGCGCAAACGGAACAATCAATGTTAACGTAACAGGAACAGTTCTCGCGGCGAGCAGTTCTGTAAACGAATTGTTAGGAAGGGTTCCGAATGTTGTAGTTGCCGAAGGGCAGATAAGCGTTTTGGGAAAAGGAGAAGCAATTATTTACTTAAACGGAATTTTGATTAATTACGAACGGTTTGCAGCTATTCCGGTTTCACAAATTGCGAGAATAGAAGTCATTTCAAACCCATCGTCAAAATACGATGCCGAAGGAAAAGCAGTGGTTAATATCATTACCAGGCAAAATATAGAAAGCGGTATGATGGGATCGGCAAGCCAGCATGTTACCGTCTCAAAATTTGCCGGAACAAGTACAAATACACTGATCGATTTTAATTATACCAAAGGAAAATTTTCGTTTATAACCAATTACGGACTTCAATTGGGGAAAGGACGTGAATTATTGTATACCACCAGAACACGCCCGAATCCTGATGTCTATATGCAGTCTGTTTTGACAACCGACTGGCTTCGAGAGTTTAATAATTACTCTAATTTTGGATTTGGACTTCAATACACTTTTTCTGAAAAAAGTTACATCTCGCTTGCCTATAGCGGTAATATTGAAGATTTAGGCGGAGCAGTAGAAAGCCGGAACTCCATTACCAATAATTCAGGAAATAGTTTTTATGCCACGGATATTGCTAAAAATGATGTTCTGTTGAATCAGTTTATAAATCTGAATTATAACTTAATTACAGATTCAAAAGGATCGTCGTTATTTATTGGAACTCAGTATTCGAATTATAACGGAACGGTAAGAGATTTTATCGAAGAAAATAGTGTAGTAGAAGAAGCAGACGGCAGAAGATATCTGAAAAATGATGTTGGAAATACGATTAATATAACGGCAGTACAAGCTGATTATTCAAAGAAAATAAGCGAGAATACCAAATTAGAATTAGGTGCAAAATTTAGTTCTGCATCTATAAAATCAGGAACGGATTTTTTTATTGCCAATGCTGATGCGGTCGATTTTGAGTTAGATGATAATCTTTCGAGTGATTTTACATACAATGAAAAAATTATGGCCGCTTATTTTAATTATGCAGGCAGTTTGGGAGAAAAAGTCGATTTTTCTGCAGGAGCAAGGGCAGAAAGAACAAATTATGATTTATATACGAATGCAAACGGAGTTCAGGAATTTGGTAAAAACTACGCAAACTTTTTTCCAAACCTGCTTTTGAATTTTAATTTTTCAGAAGACTGGAAAGCGCATTTTTCGTATGTTTCAAGAATAACAAGACCAAGATATCAGGCATTAAATCCGTTTGTGGTGTATCAGGATCCGTTTACAACTATTGAAGGAAATCCAAATTTACTTCCAGAAAAAGTACACGCTTTTGAAATAGGAACGATGTATAAAAAGTTTGATTTTAAAATTGGCTATACCTATAAAATCGACCCAATTTCTGGTGCCGCATTGCAGGGAGATACTCCAAACAGTTATATTTTGAGATCTTTAAATCTTCAAAAAGGACATACTTTTTTTAGTTCGCTTTCAAGATCGTTTAATATCAAATGGTGGAATTCTACAAATACAATAAGTATGAATTTAACTAAATCAGTAGACGATTTTTATTCGTTTGAGATGAGTTCTGTAAAACCTCAAATTTATTTGTACTCAAATAACACCTTTACAATTCCGAAGCTTTTTAAAATTCAACTTTTGGCCTGGTATTTAGGCGACAGAAGTTACGGACTGGGAAGTGATAACAGCCGTTCGACAGTAACATTAGGAATTGAAAAAAACTTTTTTAAAGATGCCTTGAAACTCAATTTTACTGCCAACGATATTTTTCATGATTTTATGGTTTCCGGTAATTATGAAGTGGGGCAAACTCAAATTTATTATCATAGAACATACACCACAAATTATTTTAAACTGATCGCAGCGTACAGTTTTGGAAACTCAAAAAAGACAACTTACAAGAAATCTGAAATTGAGCAGACCGAGAATAATAGGGCGAGGTAA
- a CDS encoding helix-turn-helix domain-containing protein — translation MSIGKEILFFFGALGAFNGFILSLYFLFFTRKKYLSNLFLGALLFVLSTRIAVTVFVYFNIDLPKIYLQIGLSACLLIGPFLYYVLKSGISNRISSQWKWHLTIWIFSILTIGFVFPYQNYPVLWNDYFAALIFLQWFCYLFISGFEIRELLQKTISNYSSSNPAERWFGIIFLGNASIFISYFLGFARVPFVSCITGALAFTFILYLIILVLLYRTRTDDLFLLNVEKDKKLNNEEALILSQKLEKIMIEKALYKNPNLSLKDVSAEINISNHQLSQFLNNNLGKNFTSFVNEFRIHNACEIITSNDKLTLESVGYDVGFNSKSTFFAAFKKHTGTTPLNYQIQALQP, via the coding sequence ATGAGTATAGGTAAAGAAATATTATTCTTTTTTGGGGCTTTGGGCGCCTTTAACGGATTTATTCTGAGTCTGTATTTTCTATTTTTTACCAGAAAAAAATACCTTTCTAATCTTTTCCTAGGTGCACTTTTATTCGTTTTAAGCACCAGAATTGCAGTTACGGTTTTTGTTTATTTTAATATAGATTTACCTAAAATCTATCTTCAAATTGGACTTTCGGCTTGTTTGTTAATTGGGCCGTTTTTGTATTATGTTCTAAAATCAGGAATCAGCAATCGTATTTCTTCACAATGGAAATGGCATTTAACAATTTGGATTTTTTCAATTTTGACAATTGGTTTTGTGTTTCCTTATCAAAATTATCCCGTTTTATGGAATGATTATTTTGCAGCCTTAATTTTCTTGCAATGGTTCTGTTATCTTTTTATTTCAGGTTTTGAAATCCGGGAATTGCTTCAAAAAACAATTAGTAATTACAGCAGTTCTAATCCGGCAGAAAGATGGTTTGGAATTATTTTTCTGGGAAATGCCTCAATATTTATCTCGTACTTTTTAGGATTTGCCAGAGTGCCTTTTGTTTCCTGTATTACCGGAGCACTTGCTTTTACTTTTATTTTATACCTTATAATTCTGGTGCTTTTATACAGAACGAGAACAGATGATTTGTTTCTGCTCAACGTTGAAAAAGATAAAAAGCTGAACAATGAAGAAGCTTTAATTTTATCTCAAAAGCTGGAAAAAATTATGATCGAAAAAGCCTTGTATAAAAATCCGAATTTGAGTTTAAAAGATGTATCAGCAGAAATTAATATATCCAACCATCAGTTGTCTCAGTTTTTAAATAACAATCTCGGCAAGAACTTTACAAGTTTCGTAAATGAATTCAGAATCCATAATGCCTGCGAAATTATTACTTCAAATGATAAACTAACATTAGAATCTGTTGGTTATGATGTTGGGTTTAATTCAAAATCAACCTTTTTTGCCGCGTTTAAAAAACATACGGGAACCACACCTTTAAATTACCAAATTCAGGCTTTACAGCCTTAA
- a CDS encoding helix-turn-helix domain-containing protein: MDTGKELLFFFSALGSFNGIILGVYFFFFTKKKFLTNYFLGALLFALSIRIGKSVFIYFHPELPKMYLQLGLTACFFIGPCLYYFLRSAVEEINVMPKSWKMMLLFWGILIVSVGILYPYEMYPTLWSFYFIRIIYFQWFVYILFSGFTIRGVLKKIFNTKEKASPSEIWFGTLFLGTFLLFLFYFLAIMGASAATYISGAVVFSFILYLIISILLYRKKTDDLFLLNSQKVSGKKIDAAEAVIISEKLENIMNEKSLYKNPNLNLQDLSREINISSHQLSQFLNNNLGKNFTSFVNEFRINEACRIITSNDKLTLESVGYDVGFNSKSTFFAAFKKHTGTTPLNYQLQALQT; the protein is encoded by the coding sequence ATGGATACCGGCAAAGAACTTCTATTCTTTTTTAGTGCTTTGGGATCTTTCAACGGAATTATTCTGGGAGTTTATTTTTTCTTTTTTACGAAGAAAAAATTCCTCACAAATTATTTCCTGGGCGCACTCTTGTTCGCTTTAAGCATCCGAATTGGGAAATCTGTTTTTATTTATTTTCATCCCGAACTGCCAAAAATGTATTTGCAGTTAGGACTTACTGCTTGTTTTTTTATTGGTCCTTGTTTGTATTATTTTTTAAGATCGGCAGTTGAAGAAATCAATGTAATGCCAAAATCGTGGAAAATGATGCTGCTGTTTTGGGGAATCCTGATTGTGAGTGTCGGAATCCTATATCCGTACGAAATGTATCCAACACTTTGGAGCTTTTATTTTATTCGGATTATTTACTTTCAATGGTTTGTATATATCCTATTTTCAGGATTTACAATTCGCGGCGTTTTAAAGAAAATTTTCAATACTAAAGAAAAAGCAAGTCCGTCAGAAATTTGGTTTGGAACCCTTTTTCTCGGCACTTTTTTATTATTCCTTTTTTACTTTTTGGCCATTATGGGCGCTTCGGCAGCAACTTATATAAGCGGTGCCGTTGTTTTCTCTTTTATTTTATATCTGATTATTTCTATTCTTTTATACCGAAAGAAAACCGATGATTTGTTTCTGCTGAACAGTCAGAAGGTTTCAGGCAAAAAAATCGATGCAGCCGAAGCTGTGATTATTTCTGAAAAATTAGAAAATATAATGAACGAAAAAAGCCTGTATAAAAACCCAAACCTGAATTTGCAGGATTTGTCGAGAGAAATTAATATTTCGAGCCATCAATTATCGCAGTTTTTAAATAATAATCTGGGAAAGAACTTTACCAGTTTTGTAAACGAATTTAGAATAAACGAAGCCTGCAGAATTATCACTTCAAATGATAAACTGACTTTAGAATCTGTTGGTTACGATGTGGGATTTAATTCAAAATCGACATTTTTTGCTGCTTTTAAAAAACATACCGGAACAACACCTTTAAATTATCAGCTTCAGGCTTTACAAACATAA